In Acomys russatus chromosome 13, mAcoRus1.1, whole genome shotgun sequence, the genomic stretch GTGAGACGAGCTGGATACTGGCTGTGGCTGCAGGGCTTCACTCCAGCCCGTGTTATGGGTCACTCTAGGGAGATGAAGCCACAGCCAGCCTGGGTGGTGTGAGCTGGTGCTGCTGacaagctgcttcttcttcttcttcttcttcttcttcttcttcttcttcttcttcttcttcttcttcttcttcacatttatttattattatgtatactctgcctgcatgtatatagtgctctgcctgcatgtacacctgctggccagaagagggcattagatcacatgatagatggttgcgaaccaccatgtggttgcttggaattgaactcaggacctcccgAAGACccatcagtgttcttaacctctgagccatctctccagcccttcattcTCCTCTCATTACTCCCCATCAGGTCCCTGATCTGCCACCTCCAGGGAGTCATGGAAATGCAGAGTGTCCACAGTATCCAAGACCACAGGTTCATGGCTGCTacagaaagagggggaaaagtgCCGCGCTGCACTGAACAACCAAGAGCAGCGCACATGGCTTTGTTATGTTACGTTGGAGCCACAGTTTttccatgtaggccaggctgacctgaaacacATCATGTAGCCACTCGTGACTTTGTGCTtcttatccttctgcctctgtctcccaagtgggggattacaggcatgaacagctcatttttaaaacattgtttttggCTGCATTTCATGAcccatgcttttaattttaacatttgggagggagaggcctgCAGACTAGTATGAATTCAGGGCCAtcctggtttgtttgcttgttttaatgatttatttattacttatacagtgtcctgcctgcatgtgtgccagcaggccagaagagggcaccagatctcactacagatggttgtgagccaccatgtggttgctgggaattggacgcaggacctctggaagagcagacagtgctctaaacctctgagccatctctccagccccaaggccaTCCTGTTCTATGTAGTGAAttgtaggacagccaggagtacacagtgaggtcttgtctcaagaaaaagaaaatcttaaaagcCTACAACATCCATATGTGTACGTGGGCATGAGATTAGCATAGTGCATAGAAGTCAGGGGCCAACCATGTCGGtcttggggatggaactcaggtcacagGCTATCACGTGGTTCTTACTGGTGTAgaaatggcttctttcttttctttgctttctcttattTTCAGGGTTTTTAATAGTCAAATGCAGAGGTCTCCTTCATTTTGGCTCCTTCACTGCcaaaccaggaggcagagactgctgCAGCTTCTCTGTGGTGTCCTTGTCTGTGATGAGCAGGGTGTGGAGGTACCTGCAGCAGTGAGCCTTGTCTGTGATGAGCAGGGTGTGGAGGTACCTGTGGCAGTGAGCCTTGTCTGTGATGAGCAGGGTGTGGAGGTACCTGTGGCAGTGAGCCTTGTCTGTGATGAGCAGGGTGTGGAGGTACCTGTGGCAGTGAGCCTTGTCTGTGATGAGCAGGGTGTGGAGGTACCTGCGGCAGTGAGCCTTGTCTGTGATGAGCAGGGCGTGGAGGTTCCTGTGGTAGTGAGCCTTGAACTTCATATTATTCTCCTCCTTCTTGATCTTCATGCATTTGACATCTTTCTGCCAAGCTATGAGCAGAAAGTTCTCGAGTTCCTCAATTTTCCAATGCAATGGGAGTTCTGATGGTGACCGTGCCCCAAAACCTCATAGCCATAAGAGCCACAGAGAATGGGAAAAACCTCATAGCCACGAGAGCCACAGAGAATGGGAAAAGCACAGATGGCTTATTGCTAACTGGTTATAGCTGAAGCATAATTCTCCATGTGTCAAGTGGCTGCCATATTGGCTGGGATTTCCCTAAGGTTTCCCTAAGGCTACCTCAACTATTCAATCGTGTGATTTCCTAGTCATTCTAGGAGTTTATCTCATTTCACTGCACCTGTaggctttgtgtgtgttgtttatgtcCACTGTGCTCTGCGCCATCAGGGATATTCTCTGGCCCACTTGAAGGTGAACTTGGAGGAGACACACATATGTGGCGAAGTCCTTATGGGTTGGCCATGGGAGTGAATGCCTAACCCCTGCTGAAGTGGGAGGGTACTGAGTTCAAGTGCAGCCCAgggtacataatgagaccctgtctcgacagacagacagacagacagacagacagacagacagacaaaccttTTTGACTAGAGAGAGCCAGCCTATGGCAGCACGTTAGCTGGCCTAGCAGCAAGAATGATGTGGAGACGCCTGGAAGATTTTTCCTCCCTGACAGAGGAACAGAAAAGGCTAAGAGGGAGCTATAAAATATGAGAGACTGCTGCCAAGGAAAACATCCAAAacccaaataataagaaaaaaatctcaaactaAGAGATGGGATTCACACCAAGGTGGCATGTAGCCACCTCCTACGATCCGTGCATTGTCCATCTTGAGATGGAAGGCACAGAGAGCAAAACCCCTGGGTTGAAATTTAAATTGAGGACATACAAAGGCTATTCTTTCAGTATAAGAGTCACAGAACAAAATAATGATTAAGTGGTGGGTCTTGTGCATAGAGATCAGAGGCTCAATGGCCGAATGCATTTGCAGCAGCCTTACttggaaggggagaaaaaaaaaaaaagccagcctgggctacatggtaggTTTctacctcaggaaaaaaaaaaagggggaaatggaaaatataaataaaaataatgaaattggaTCGTTCCAATAGAAACGTGGGTGCTGTGTACCGTAATACACTAATTACACTGAGCaaatgctgctgtgtttgctgctaTAGAAGATCTTCAGGACACTAAAGGGGAACAAGATGAGGCCTTGTATATACACAAATTAATGCGCAAGAAAGTATATAAAGCGGAGAGATCCCGGCTCTGGGGAGACCCAGTGACTCTGAAACAGTGGAGCAGGGAAGCTGTGACCAGGTTTGTCGGGGATGGCACTACCTCCTGGGGATGAAGGAGTGACACGCAGAACAGAGTCTCTGGATGCCACAGTAGCAGCCATGCTCTCTTTGTCAGCCTGTGTCAGTAGCTACAAGGACAGTGTCGCAGGACGTGGCATTATTTCCATGAAGCTTAAAGGCATGTAGTGAGATGTGCTGCTCTTAGACTCAGATTGGAAGTATCCCATCCTAGCATGCCAAGTTCAGGGTGGCAGGAAGCTTCGAAGCTGAGCGAACGACAGATGGTGCAGAGTTCATAGGGCCCCGATGGATGCAGCTGCTCTCCGTTCTGAGGCTGCGTGTGTGATGACATCTTTCCGAATGCCTGAAATGCTTCACCAGAACCAGAAAAAGCCAAAGCCTTTTGCCCAAAGTGTGGGCAACTCAGACGCCAAGAGCAGATGGACCAGTGAGGGTAGCCCAGGAAGCCAGGTGAATGCCAAGTTAACCTCCAGGTACCTCCCACCAGGGCCTAAAGATAGAAGCCTGCAGAAAACCTGTGAGTGGAGCAAGGGCAGCAAAGGGGGAAGTGAGCCTCTGGCTTCCAGTGAGTAATGCTAGCAGATGGCGGAGCAGGAGCAGAGTCCAGAGGCCACATTCCCACAATCTTTGGACAGATTCCTCTCGTCTGTTTCTACGTGAAAGGTTTTGTCTGCCCATCCCCTATCTTCTATCTCTTCTTCAgcaaatgggaaaataaatagGGGGAGATTGAAAACAGGCCCGAATAACTGGGTAAAGTCAGAAAGGGCCTATTAAAAGAGTGTTCAGTGTAGGGTGTAGGTAGTGTTTCATTCTGAATCCTAGCCACTGGGAGACTGAgatggcgggggcggggggtcagaagttcaaagacaACTCGGGTGACGTAGAGAGACCGTGTttcaaaaggtgtgtgtgtgtgtgtgtgtgtgtgagagagagagagagagagagagagagagagagagacagacagacagacagacagaca encodes the following:
- the LOC127197738 gene encoding 60S ribosomal protein L38-like, with the translated sequence MAATVASRDSVLRVTPSSPGGFGARSPSELPLHWKIEELENFLLIAWQKDVKCMKIKKEENNMKFKAHCCRYLHTLLITDKDTTEKLQQSLPPGLAVKEPK